AAATCTTAGAAGCAGTCCAAAGCTCAGCCTACGAAACGGTGATCTTTCTGGGTCATTGTGGCCCCACTGGACTCGGCGATCGCCCAGAAGACCCTTGTGGCCGCGATTGGATGCCCATTGGTGGAGATTACGGTGATCCTGACTTTGCTGCTGCGATCGCTCAAAGCCATCTCCTCGGCAAAGCGGTGCCCTTGGTCACGTTTGGACACATGCACCATAACCTCCGCCACACCAGAGAGTGTTTGAGAACTGCTGTGTATGAAGATGCGAAAGGGACTGTTTATCTCAACGCGGCCAATGTACCCCGGATTAAGCAGATAGAGGGCGATCGCCTACGCAATTTCTCTTTGGTTTCTCTGCAAGCGGGAGTGGTAGAGCAAGCGTCTTTGGTCTGGGTGAATCAGGACTTTGAGGTGGCTTCAGAACAACTGATGTACCGTAAAACCAATGCCGTAGCCGAAGCGGTGTAGAAAAATAGCAGATTGCAACAAAAATCTAACAGTTTGGGGCTGAACGAGTTAGAATATTCTTCGGTTTGGGTTTGTCTGAGTTGATTGACACCCTAAGCCAACACCTGGAGAGGTGGCAGAGTGGTCGAATGCGCTCGA
This region of Trichocoleus desertorum NBK24 genomic DNA includes:
- a CDS encoding TIGR04168 family protein; translated protein: MSSQSDRNQIIKIAVIGDVHDAWEAEDGQALKYLGVDLALFVGDFGNESVDVVRAIAAVDVPKAAVMGNHDAWYSASDWGRKKCPYDRTKEDWVQDQLDLLGETHVGYSKLDFPAFNLTVVGSRPFSWGGSSWKNEQFYRDRYGVNSFQESTAKILEAVQSSAYETVIFLGHCGPTGLGDRPEDPCGRDWMPIGGDYGDPDFAAAIAQSHLLGKAVPLVTFGHMHHNLRHTRECLRTAVYEDAKGTVYLNAANVPRIKQIEGDRLRNFSLVSLQAGVVEQASLVWVNQDFEVASEQLMYRKTNAVAEAV